Part of the Streptomyces europaeiscabiei genome is shown below.
AGATCAAGAACCCCCAGCTCTATCCGGGCATCGAGCAGGAGACCCTGAAGGTGCTCGACAACGAGGGCTGGCTCGGCCCTGCACGCCTCGAGGACCTGGTGATCCAGAGCTTCGGCGCCGACACCGTCCGACGGGTCCACGAGCTGCGCCCGGCGGTGAAAACCGCCGTCCTCGGCACCCCGGACATCGCCGACCTGCCCGAGTACGCGACGTTCAGCGATCAGATCAACTCCTCGTACACGACCATCTCCGCGTCCTATGTCGCCACGATCCACGCGCTGAAGGGTCCGCACGGGAAACCGTTGGAGATGCTCACCTGGACCGTGAACGACGCGGCCAACGCGCGCCGGGTGGCGGACTACGGCGTGAACGGCATCATCACCAACAAGCCGGACGTGGTCAGAGAGGCCACGCAGGGCTGAGGGCGGTCCGAGACAGGTGGCGTGTGTCGCGGGGCGGAGCGCACGTCACCGTCGTTGTCAGTGGCGGCCCGTACCGTGGTCCCATGAACAGCCATGCTCAGGACGAGCGGCAGGTCGTGTGGGCCGTCGTCGGCACGGACATCGGTCCACTGCTGCTGGCCGCGACGGACGACGGCCTGGTGAACATCGTGTTCCACGTCACGGACGAGGTGCGCGACCGGACACTCGACCGGCTCGCCTCCCGCCTCGGCACCACCCCCGTGGAAGCCCCCGGCGCGCCTCGGCTGGCCGAGGCGATACGTCAGGTCGCGGCGTACTTCGCCGGCGAGCGGCACGACTTCGAGCTGCCGCTGGACTGGTCGCTGATCTCCGGGTTCAACCGTCAGGTACTGCGCGAGCTGGCGTCCGGCGTCCCCTACGGCTCCGTCGTGGGCTACGGCGACCTGGCGCGGCGCGTGGGGCAGCCGGGCGCGGCCCAGGCGGTGGGGGTCGCGATGGGGTCGAATCCACTGCCCGTGGTGGTGCCGTGCCACCGGGTGGTCGAGAGCGACGGCGGCATCGGGGGGTTCGGCGGCGGCCTGGAGACCAAGCGGAAGCTGCTGGCACTGGAAGGGGTGCTTCCGGAGCCCCTGTTCTGAGGCGGCCATGGGTGGACTTTGCGTGCCCGTGCGTGGCCCTTTGCACGGGCAGCATCGACGGCGAGTGTTGTGGTGCGAATCGGTCATCGGTCGTCGTTCCGGCACACGGAGGCCGACCGGAAACCGC
Proteins encoded:
- a CDS encoding methylated-DNA--[protein]-cysteine S-methyltransferase, yielding MNSHAQDERQVVWAVVGTDIGPLLLAATDDGLVNIVFHVTDEVRDRTLDRLASRLGTTPVEAPGAPRLAEAIRQVAAYFAGERHDFELPLDWSLISGFNRQVLRELASGVPYGSVVGYGDLARRVGQPGAAQAVGVAMGSNPLPVVVPCHRVVESDGGIGGFGGGLETKRKLLALEGVLPEPLF